The Methanobacterium lacus genome includes a region encoding these proteins:
- a CDS encoding ferritin family protein, translated as MLSKIPIDIGKLKGEDLNREILRAAIIGELDAINLYEEFANMTDDQDIQIVLRDIAQEEKTHVGELQTLLLRVDEEQAIELEKGKKEVEELTRKK; from the coding sequence ATGTTGTCAAAAATACCCATAGATATTGGAAAACTGAAAGGTGAAGATTTAAATAGAGAAATTTTAAGGGCTGCAATAATAGGAGAACTTGATGCCATTAATCTCTACGAAGAATTCGCTAACATGACAGATGATCAAGACATACAAATAGTTCTAAGAGACATTGCTCAAGAAGAAAAAACCCATGTAGGTGAATTACAAACACTGTTGTTAAGGGTTGATGAAGAACAAGCTATAGAATTAGAGAAAGGGAAAAAAGAAGTTGAAGAGTTAACAAGAAAAAAATGA
- a CDS encoding SRPBCC domain-containing protein, giving the protein MRETITKIYKIRSSIREVWKALVDQSVIDKWGGGPSKMTETVGTDFELWNGDIYGRNIKVEHESQLVQEWFGGDWAKPSIVTFNLKEQYPYVILELEQINVPDPDVEDIDAGWDDFFLGPMKKMLETQ; this is encoded by the coding sequence ATGAGGGAAACCATAACAAAGATCTACAAGATCAGATCCTCAATTAGAGAAGTTTGGAAAGCATTGGTTGATCAATCTGTTATTGACAAATGGGGCGGCGGACCTAGTAAAATGACTGAAACTGTTGGCACTGATTTTGAATTGTGGAATGGTGATATTTATGGGAGAAATATTAAGGTAGAACATGAAAGTCAACTAGTGCAGGAGTGGTTTGGTGGAGACTGGGCTAAACCATCCATCGTGACCTTCAATTTGAAAGAACAATATCCCTACGTTATCCTTGAACTTGAACAGATCAATGTTCCTGATCCTGATGTAGAGGATATTGATGCAGGATGGGATGATTTTTTCTTAGGGCCCATGAAAAAAATGCTTGAAACCCAGTGA
- a CDS encoding ATP-binding protein: MYGGEYPDEKKNQIQMDVEKILKKIDDFEKHPDTLDAVYKLKSQYIELNLKNMELEKSLQEFDDSRNRMYYDLYQSSPLGYYSLDKDGKIKSVNNTGVRMLGTNKENIVDSNFNKFVAPHFKNMFKFTLLTAANNHENQKCELNIIQNKDTLFTQLEIIPIFDEIENIKEFNVILIDISEHKKLESKLNYRYDDLKEKMDARVSELLLVNESLEKIIAKNELSDKKLRASEKREQARSEEFARVLDAVPAAVWISHDKDGLWITGNQLSYDYLDIPQGANASKSLPPQEAPQSFKIFKDGKEMEPGEMPVQASSAGKEIRNYEFDLIYPEKEVRHLMGNATPLYDEEGKPRGSVSAFMDVTKRKKAEMQMASLLKELERSNRELEQFAYVTSHDLKEPLRMISSFTKLLEQKFKGQLDEDADNYINYIVDGTKRMQRLLDDLLAYSRISNEVKYEPLKLTEIVNESIHNLKVAIDENQAEITVDPLPEVVANRTQMIQLFQNLIANAIKFQSKKKPVIHVSCEESGNKYYFSVQDNGIGIDSKNLDRVFKMFQRLHTADEYDGTGIGLSITKKIVQQHSGAVWVESKLDEGSTFYFSIPIDEQKV, encoded by the coding sequence ATGTATGGTGGGGAATATCCTGATGAAAAGAAGAATCAAATTCAGATGGATGTTGAAAAAATATTAAAAAAAATAGATGACTTTGAAAAACATCCCGACACATTAGATGCTGTTTACAAATTAAAATCACAGTATATTGAACTAAACCTTAAAAATATGGAATTAGAGAAATCACTACAAGAATTTGATGACTCTAGAAATAGAATGTACTACGATCTTTACCAATCATCCCCACTGGGTTATTACTCATTAGACAAAGATGGAAAGATCAAATCAGTCAACAACACAGGTGTTCGTATGTTGGGAACCAACAAAGAGAACATTGTTGACTCTAATTTTAACAAGTTTGTAGCTCCCCATTTCAAAAATATGTTCAAGTTTACACTTCTTACAGCTGCAAACAATCATGAAAATCAGAAGTGTGAGTTAAATATCATACAAAACAAGGACACTTTGTTTACACAACTTGAAATTATCCCAATTTTTGATGAAATTGAAAACATTAAGGAATTTAATGTTATTTTAATAGATATTAGTGAACATAAGAAATTAGAATCCAAATTAAATTATAGATATGACGATTTAAAGGAAAAAATGGATGCACGTGTGAGTGAACTTTTGCTGGTTAATGAAAGTCTTGAAAAAATAATAGCCAAGAATGAACTTTCAGATAAAAAACTTCGAGCCAGTGAAAAAAGAGAACAAGCAAGATCTGAAGAGTTTGCAAGGGTTTTAGATGCAGTTCCTGCAGCAGTGTGGATATCCCATGATAAAGACGGGCTCTGGATAACTGGTAATCAGCTTTCATATGACTATTTGGACATCCCCCAAGGTGCCAACGCATCAAAATCACTACCACCACAGGAAGCTCCACAGTCATTTAAAATATTTAAAGATGGAAAAGAGATGGAACCTGGAGAAATGCCTGTTCAAGCATCATCTGCAGGAAAGGAAATAAGAAATTATGAATTTGACCTTATTTATCCCGAAAAAGAAGTTAGACATTTAATGGGCAATGCAACTCCACTTTATGATGAAGAAGGTAAACCTCGTGGTTCAGTATCAGCATTCATGGATGTCACAAAGAGAAAAAAAGCGGAAATGCAAATGGCTTCGCTTTTAAAGGAATTAGAACGATCTAACAGGGAACTTGAACAGTTTGCATATGTAACTTCACATGATTTGAAGGAACCTTTAAGAATGATCAGTTCATTTACTAAGTTACTTGAACAAAAATTCAAGGGTCAACTCGATGAAGATGCAGATAACTACATCAACTACATTGTGGATGGAACCAAACGAATGCAGAGGTTGTTAGACGACCTTCTTGCATACTCCAGAATCTCCAATGAAGTTAAATACGAACCTTTAAAATTAACAGAAATTGTAAATGAAAGTATACACAATTTAAAGGTGGCTATAGATGAAAATCAAGCTGAAATAACTGTTGATCCATTGCCAGAAGTTGTGGCCAACAGGACACAAATGATTCAGTTGTTCCAGAATTTAATTGCCAACGCCATCAAGTTTCAAAGCAAGAAAAAGCCAGTTATCCATGTTTCATGCGAAGAAAGTGGAAACAAATACTATTTTTCAGTACAGGATAATGGAATAGGTATTGATTCAAAAAATTTAGACCGCGTATTTAAAATGTTCCAAAGACTTCATACAGCCGATGAATATGATGGAACAGGCATAGGACTTTCAATCACCAAAAAAATTGTTCAACAACACAGTGGAGCAGTTTGGGTAGAATCTAAGTTGGATGAAGGATCAACATTTTACTTCAGCATACCAATTGATGAACAAAAGGTCTAA
- the arcC gene encoding carbamate kinase, with amino-acid sequence MISLTTKILVSLGGNAILKHTDKGNAEEQFSNTAKTSHVLVNMLKEDYHIILTHGNGPQVGDILLAYDISKDIVPPMPLDVCVAQTQGMIGFMLQLSLENSLIKEGMKKSIVTILTQTIIDKDDPQLNKPSKPIGPFYSVDESEELRKNHDWVIVDDNGRGYRRVVPSPLPVGFVEESSIRTLYNEDKFVIACGGGGIPVMKNEAGNFEGVEAVVDKDHTSSLLASKIGAEVLLILTDVEKVAVNFGKPDQKYLDHLTVQEAKDYLEDGQFPPGTMGPKIKSTIDFIEGGGKKAIITSIEKSIKALNGQAGTIITRN; translated from the coding sequence GTGATTAGTTTGACAACAAAAATACTGGTTTCACTAGGTGGAAACGCAATACTTAAACATACAGACAAGGGAAATGCAGAAGAACAATTTTCTAACACTGCCAAAACTAGTCACGTGTTGGTTAACATGCTTAAAGAAGATTATCATATAATTTTGACACATGGTAACGGTCCTCAAGTGGGAGATATTCTACTCGCATATGATATTTCAAAGGATATAGTTCCTCCAATGCCCCTCGATGTATGTGTGGCACAGACCCAAGGAATGATAGGATTTATGCTCCAATTATCACTTGAAAATAGTTTAATTAAAGAAGGTATGAAGAAGTCCATAGTTACCATCTTAACACAGACCATTATTGATAAGGATGATCCACAATTAAACAAACCATCCAAACCCATAGGGCCATTTTACAGTGTAGATGAATCAGAAGAACTCCGCAAAAATCATGACTGGGTTATTGTTGATGATAATGGAAGAGGTTATAGAAGGGTTGTTCCATCTCCATTACCAGTGGGTTTTGTGGAGGAAAGTTCAATTAGAACATTGTACAACGAAGATAAATTCGTAATTGCCTGTGGAGGTGGTGGAATCCCTGTAATGAAAAATGAAGCTGGTAATTTTGAAGGTGTTGAAGCTGTTGTGGATAAGGATCATACTTCCTCATTGCTGGCATCTAAAATTGGGGCAGAAGTACTGCTCATTTTAACAGATGTTGAGAAAGTTGCTGTGAACTTTGGAAAACCTGACCAAAAATATCTCGACCATTTAACTGTCCAAGAAGCAAAGGATTATCTTGAGGATGGACAATTTCCTCCAGGAACCATGGGTCCAAAAATAAAATCAACCATAGATTTTATTGAAGGCGGAGGTAAAAAAGCTATAATAACATCAATAGAAAAAAGCATAAAAGCTCTAAATGGCCAGGCAGGAACCATTATTACCAGAAACTAA
- a CDS encoding Hsp20/alpha crystallin family protein — protein sequence MSEKNLKLKPNETATEESILDEESEVENELTTSERSINDILSTLKDKQEEFSQMISDYSIFNKRTLVDVIESTDSITIIADLPRLKNQDIEIAISEDSVDICAEMQEENTENVNYILRERSYGKIRRSIKLPSKVVAKDAEGTYKDAVLTIKLPKKQKNILRLKID from the coding sequence ATGTCTGAAAAGAATTTGAAACTGAAACCAAATGAAACAGCCACGGAAGAAAGTATTCTTGATGAAGAATCAGAAGTTGAAAATGAATTAACAACATCAGAACGTTCAATAAATGATATTTTATCAACATTAAAGGATAAACAAGAAGAATTTAGTCAAATGATCTCTGATTATTCAATATTTAATAAGAGAACTCTTGTGGATGTCATCGAATCAACAGATTCCATAACCATCATAGCAGATCTTCCAAGGTTGAAAAATCAGGATATAGAAATTGCCATCAGCGAAGACAGCGTAGATATATGCGCTGAAATGCAAGAGGAAAACACAGAAAATGTCAATTACATCCTCCGGGAGAGGAGTTACGGTAAAATACGCAGATCTATAAAGTTACCATCAAAGGTTGTGGCCAAAGATGCAGAGGGGACCTATAAAGATGCAGTGCTAACTATTAAATTGCCTAAAAAACAAAAAAACATTTTAAGATTGAAAATTGATTGA
- a CDS encoding cation diffusion facilitator family transporter: MLLENQDDLRERIGRKASTVAIVGNIFLTIFNFVIGTLSGSSALIAESAHTLSDVLTSLIAFVGFKIGMKPADDDHQYGHGRAEPLVGLVIVVFLVFVAYEILSGVYIKLISGNALVAPDLIAAGMALVGILTNVVLTKYLLSAGEKIHSPAIIADGQHQKVDIFSCIAIFVGVLGSQLGYTFLDPLVAIIIALIVIKTAIQLGIDNVNILMGKVPSNDIIKEIESKSMKVSGVKGVHGIRINPMGPYCSVVLHIELSGELKLKEAHVIAHNVEHEILTNVSLIKIATVHVCPHEEECGTEDSL, translated from the coding sequence ATGTTATTGGAAAATCAAGATGATCTTCGTGAGCGAATTGGGAGAAAAGCATCAACAGTAGCCATAGTTGGAAATATTTTTCTCACAATTTTCAATTTTGTTATAGGCACATTATCTGGGAGTAGTGCACTAATAGCAGAATCAGCACACACGTTGTCCGATGTCCTCACATCGTTAATAGCATTTGTTGGTTTTAAAATTGGTATGAAACCTGCAGATGACGATCATCAGTATGGTCATGGGCGGGCAGAACCATTGGTAGGTTTGGTTATAGTTGTTTTTCTGGTTTTTGTGGCCTACGAAATTCTTTCGGGTGTTTACATTAAATTGATCTCAGGAAATGCATTGGTTGCACCAGACCTAATAGCTGCAGGTATGGCATTGGTTGGAATTTTAACTAATGTTGTTCTTACCAAATATCTTCTAAGTGCTGGAGAAAAGATACATAGCCCTGCAATAATAGCCGATGGCCAGCATCAAAAGGTGGACATATTTTCATGTATTGCCATATTTGTAGGAGTGTTGGGTTCCCAATTGGGTTACACCTTTTTAGATCCTTTGGTAGCTATTATTATAGCATTGATAGTGATAAAAACAGCTATTCAACTGGGTATTGATAATGTAAATATTTTAATGGGTAAAGTACCATCCAACGACATAATAAAAGAGATTGAATCCAAATCAATGAAAGTTTCAGGTGTTAAGGGCGTGCACGGAATCAGAATAAATCCCATGGGCCCCTATTGTTCAGTAGTACTTCATATTGAACTTAGTGGAGAACTGAAACTTAAAGAAGCTCATGTTATTGCCCACAATGTAGAACATGAAATATTAACCAATGTTTCTCTAATTAAAATAGCAACAGTCCATGTATGTCCCCATGAAGAAGAATGTGGCACAGAAGATTCGTTATAA
- a CDS encoding flavodoxin family protein, producing MKTLIVYYSRTGVTKGIAEEISHSLDCDIEEILDKENRSGIIGYIKSGYETVRNKVSEIEPPKNDLSNYELLIIGTPVWAGKMAVPVKTYIEQNRDKIPNLACFCTCGGTGIDGTLNGIAESAQVTPLASFGLKAPELKNGSYSSTIEKFIENIS from the coding sequence ATGAAAACGTTAATTGTTTACTACAGTAGAACTGGAGTCACCAAGGGAATTGCTGAAGAAATATCCCACTCACTAGATTGTGATATTGAAGAAATTCTTGACAAAGAAAATCGTTCAGGAATAATTGGATACATTAAATCGGGATATGAAACTGTAAGAAATAAAGTTTCTGAAATAGAACCCCCAAAAAATGATCTATCAAACTACGAACTACTAATAATAGGAACACCGGTTTGGGCTGGAAAAATGGCAGTTCCAGTTAAGACTTATATAGAACAGAACCGGGATAAAATACCAAATTTAGCTTGCTTTTGCACGTGTGGCGGAACAGGAATTGATGGGACACTCAATGGTATTGCAGAATCTGCTCAAGTAACTCCATTAGCATCATTTGGTCTTAAAGCACCCGAATTAAAGAATGGTTCCTACAGTTCAACCATTGAAAAATTCATTGAGAACATCAGTTAA
- a CDS encoding potassium channel family protein, whose amino-acid sequence MGGGRLGLKLAKELIFDGHDLTLIEKDETKCNFLSSEIDELVLCGNATDAITLKNAEISVADAFVAATGNDETNLLAALMAKKLGAKKIIARLNEPQHEPIFVSNDFITVVVPETIEAGYLEKLVLKPKVADLFIVDHGNGELLELEVNNSKIIGKTVGELNSQDDFYICGIYDKKKSEVNIVNDSTLITKNCRLIVLTKKEAVGNVLKLFTN is encoded by the coding sequence ATGGGTGGTGGCCGACTAGGCCTGAAACTGGCCAAAGAATTGATTTTTGATGGACATGATTTAACTTTGATTGAAAAGGATGAAACAAAATGCAACTTCCTATCATCAGAAATAGATGAACTTGTTTTGTGTGGAAATGCCACCGATGCAATTACACTCAAAAATGCAGAAATTTCAGTTGCCGATGCATTTGTGGCTGCCACAGGCAATGATGAAACTAATCTTCTAGCAGCCTTAATGGCCAAAAAGTTGGGTGCTAAAAAGATTATTGCAAGATTAAACGAACCACAACATGAACCTATTTTTGTTTCTAACGATTTTATCACAGTTGTAGTACCTGAAACCATCGAAGCAGGGTACCTAGAAAAGCTTGTTCTAAAACCCAAAGTTGCAGATCTGTTCATAGTGGATCATGGCAATGGAGAATTATTAGAACTTGAAGTAAACAATTCCAAGATAATTGGAAAGACTGTGGGTGAACTAAACTCTCAAGATGATTTTTACATATGCGGTATCTACGATAAAAAGAAATCAGAAGTAAATATAGTCAATGACAGTACCTTAATCACAAAAAACTGTAGATTAATAGTTTTAACCAAAAAAGAAGCTGTTGGTAATGTTTTAAAACTATTTACTAACTAA
- a CDS encoding histidine kinase N-terminal 7TM domain-containing protein has translation MTEIYGIYAILLLISTSVTLYISFYSWNKRLNPNAYLFSLLMGAVSLWSICEAMQMASTGIDTKILWSQLSYVGIVFIGPFFLLFTMSYTDNKKYLNKKFAALISIVPIFILVLVATNPWYGLIWPSITPTSNDPMALLIYGKGIGFFINAIYTYILLVVGVLLLLQSIIRNPKVFQKQALMILLATMIPIVANVIYLSKYSPVNGLDLTPFAFTISGVLVAYSIFKYKLLDIVPIAYKKLFNKMGSGALVIDSEKGIVDINKSAKEILKIKSNFEGKNVEETVNQFRELYPLKKIPQENKKEIEIENPEKIWLDTLVTSLENKKQHIGWLITFSDISVRKKAEESVQKSLEEKEMLLKEIHHRMKNNLMVISSLLSLQSRYIKDEASKNIFKESQNRARSMALIHELLYQSTDLKRIDFGKFINTLTGELYRIYISNQNLIKLNVDVESVMVDINTAIPLGLIVNELVSNSMKHAFPDGRNGNIKIKFCSTDDNYTLVVEDDGVGFPVDIDLYNTDSLGLRLVNSLTDQIDGKLFLDKTRGSKFIIKFKEESYEDDI, from the coding sequence ATGACAGAAATTTATGGGATATATGCCATACTGCTGCTGATATCAACATCCGTAACACTTTATATATCATTTTACAGTTGGAATAAACGTTTAAATCCAAATGCATATTTATTTTCACTTTTGATGGGTGCAGTATCACTTTGGTCAATTTGCGAAGCCATGCAAATGGCATCAACAGGTATAGATACTAAGATACTCTGGAGTCAATTGAGCTACGTTGGAATCGTTTTCATAGGCCCATTTTTCCTATTGTTCACCATGAGTTACACCGATAACAAGAAGTATCTCAATAAAAAATTTGCAGCCCTAATATCAATAGTACCAATTTTTATTCTGGTATTAGTTGCAACCAACCCATGGTATGGGTTGATCTGGCCCAGCATCACACCAACCTCAAACGATCCTATGGCATTACTCATATACGGTAAAGGTATTGGATTTTTCATCAACGCGATTTACACCTATATATTGCTTGTTGTAGGAGTTCTCTTGCTCCTTCAGTCCATAATCCGAAATCCTAAAGTATTTCAAAAACAAGCCTTGATGATACTGTTGGCTACCATGATTCCCATAGTTGCCAACGTGATTTACTTGTCAAAGTACAGTCCAGTGAATGGCCTGGATCTTACTCCATTTGCATTCACAATATCTGGCGTGTTAGTTGCCTACAGTATCTTCAAATACAAACTCCTAGATATTGTACCGATCGCCTACAAAAAATTATTCAACAAGATGGGAAGTGGCGCACTAGTAATAGATTCTGAAAAGGGCATAGTGGATATTAACAAATCAGCTAAGGAAATACTAAAAATAAAGTCAAATTTTGAGGGTAAAAATGTTGAAGAAACTGTAAACCAATTTAGGGAACTATACCCACTCAAAAAAATTCCCCAAGAGAATAAAAAGGAAATTGAAATCGAAAACCCCGAAAAAATATGGCTTGACACACTGGTAACGTCTCTTGAAAATAAAAAACAACACATTGGATGGCTGATCACCTTCAGCGACATTAGTGTAAGGAAAAAAGCGGAAGAATCTGTCCAAAAATCTTTAGAAGAAAAGGAAATGCTTCTAAAAGAAATTCATCACCGCATGAAAAATAATTTAATGGTCATATCAAGTCTTTTAAGTCTTCAATCTCGTTATATTAAAGATGAGGCATCTAAAAATATTTTTAAAGAATCACAAAACAGGGCCAGATCAATGGCACTCATCCATGAACTCCTTTATCAGTCCACTGACCTTAAAAGAATAGACTTTGGAAAGTTTATCAATACATTAACAGGCGAACTTTACAGAATCTACATTTCAAATCAAAACCTTATTAAGCTCAACGTGGATGTAGAATCGGTTATGGTGGATATAAACACAGCCATACCATTAGGACTTATTGTTAATGAGTTGGTTTCAAATTCGATGAAACATGCATTTCCAGATGGAAGAAATGGAAACATTAAGATTAAATTTTGTTCAACTGATGACAACTATACTTTGGTGGTTGAAGATGATGGTGTAGGTTTTCCCGTAGATATTGATTTGTACAACACAGATTCACTTGGATTAAGACTTGTTAACAGTTTAACTGATCAGATTGATGGAAAATTATTCCTTGATAAAACCAGGGGAAGTAAATTTATCATTAAATTTAAGGAAGAAAGTTATGAAGATGATATTTAG
- a CDS encoding potassium channel family protein, producing the protein MYVVIMGAGRVGINLANALIRAGFDVTMIEKDPELCSHASNELDALLICGNGTDLKILDEANVSDADAFVAATGNDEANLLACILVKEFKPKKLIARLSDPAHEDAFHKVGINATVSPELTAASYLEKLIIRPKIADMVVLGKGNAELIDIPVENQDVIGKKIGDMSPNKNYVICAIYKPPNYEIIMPEPNITIEEGDKISILIKTPSIKSVVKKFIK; encoded by the coding sequence TTGTATGTTGTAATAATGGGAGCAGGGAGAGTAGGAATAAATCTTGCTAATGCCCTTATAAGGGCCGGTTTTGACGTTACAATGATTGAAAAGGATCCTGAACTCTGCAGCCATGCATCAAACGAATTAGATGCCCTTTTAATCTGTGGAAATGGTACTGACCTCAAAATTCTAGATGAAGCAAATGTTTCGGATGCAGATGCATTTGTTGCAGCCACAGGTAACGATGAGGCAAATTTACTTGCATGTATCCTTGTTAAGGAATTTAAACCTAAAAAGCTAATTGCAAGACTTAGTGATCCTGCCCATGAAGATGCATTCCACAAGGTGGGAATAAATGCCACTGTAAGTCCAGAACTCACTGCTGCTTCGTACCTAGAAAAACTCATAATAAGACCAAAAATTGCAGACATGGTGGTACTTGGTAAAGGCAATGCAGAGCTCATTGATATACCTGTTGAGAACCAAGATGTTATCGGCAAAAAAATTGGAGATATGAGTCCTAATAAAAATTATGTTATATGTGCAATCTACAAGCCTCCAAATTATGAAATAATAATGCCCGAGCCCAACATAACGATTGAAGAAGGAGATAAAATTTCTATTCTAATCAAAACTCCATC
- a CDS encoding rhodanese-like domain-containing protein produces the protein MLKFVTINPQDAFKIMEEKGSEITILDIRPKNEYEEEHVPGAVNLDYNGHEFKKKVEIMDKNVDYIIYCESGVRGGYFMGKMEESGFKSAYNILGGFVGWKISELPTVSNNKTK, from the coding sequence ATGTTGAAATTTGTTACAATAAATCCACAAGATGCGTTTAAGATTATGGAAGAGAAAGGTTCAGAAATTACTATCCTAGATATACGTCCCAAAAATGAGTACGAAGAAGAACATGTTCCAGGTGCAGTGAATTTAGATTACAATGGACATGAATTTAAGAAAAAAGTGGAAATAATGGATAAAAATGTTGATTATATAATTTACTGCGAAAGTGGTGTTAGAGGAGGTTATTTCATGGGTAAAATGGAAGAATCTGGATTTAAGTCTGCATATAACATCCTTGGAGGGTTTGTTGGATGGAAAATTAGTGAATTACCCACTGTATCAAACAATAAAACAAAATAA
- a CDS encoding response regulator, whose amino-acid sequence MSIEPIKVLMIEDNRGDYQLILKLLEKSENAQFELVHSPRLKSGVELLENNSFDVILLDLGLPDSNGLDSFNVILKKHPEIPTIILTGLANEETGIQAIKYGAQDYLVKGEFNGKLLVRAIQYAIERKKLEGLFVY is encoded by the coding sequence ATGAGTATTGAACCAATTAAAGTCCTAATGATAGAAGATAATAGGGGAGATTACCAATTAATACTCAAATTGCTTGAAAAAAGTGAAAATGCTCAATTTGAGCTCGTTCATTCCCCCAGATTGAAAAGTGGGGTTGAATTGTTGGAAAATAACAGCTTCGATGTGATATTACTAGATCTTGGCCTGCCGGATAGCAATGGATTAGATTCTTTCAACGTTATTTTAAAGAAACATCCTGAAATTCCCACAATAATTTTAACAGGTCTAGCAAATGAAGAAACAGGAATACAAGCCATCAAATATGGAGCTCAAGACTATCTGGTTAAAGGTGAATTCAATGGAAAACTTTTAGTCAGAGCAATCCAATATGCCATAGAACGAAAAAAATTGGAAGGGCTGTTTGTTTACTGA
- a CDS encoding CapA family protein, whose protein sequence is MKKVAILILVVVVLLVAYGVNSLFNSSSNNSMSTSVSKSNITMYFTGDVMLGRNVESVLASGQNVFANVDEMFKNSDGAVINLEDPMTTSSTPYKSTIPLKANPAYAHVLKDNNIIVACLANNHIMDYGDTGLNDTISALKASGINYTGAGNNVDQSSKPVYLNIKDRKMAILNYMDNTTFTGFSASEMAAATSSSAGYAPADPNLIKKDIDEAKKNSDMVIVVFHYGNEYSTQPNTYQVTLSHACIDDGADMVIGSHPHVIQTIETYNGKPIFYSLGNFVFDMSNSATHESLMVEMDLNNNTANIKVHPMVLVNYMPQLMNNASSTQLLENLKNESPVNMTITGGEGVISFPIE, encoded by the coding sequence ATGAAAAAGGTAGCGATTTTGATTTTGGTAGTGGTTGTTTTATTAGTGGCGTACGGAGTAAACTCCTTGTTTAATTCTTCATCTAATAATAGTATGTCAACAAGTGTCTCCAAATCTAACATTACCATGTACTTTACTGGGGATGTTATGTTGGGTAGAAATGTGGAAAGCGTTCTTGCTAGTGGTCAAAATGTATTTGCAAATGTTGATGAAATGTTTAAAAATTCTGATGGCGCAGTAATAAATCTGGAAGATCCCATGACCACATCTAGCACTCCATACAAAAGTACAATTCCATTGAAGGCTAATCCTGCATATGCCCATGTTCTTAAAGATAACAACATCATCGTTGCTTGCCTTGCAAATAATCATATCATGGATTATGGAGATACAGGTTTAAATGACACTATTTCTGCACTGAAAGCAAGTGGTATCAATTACACCGGTGCTGGAAACAACGTTGATCAATCTTCAAAACCAGTTTATCTTAATATAAAAGATCGTAAAATGGCAATATTAAACTATATGGATAACACGACATTTACAGGGTTCAGTGCATCTGAAATGGCTGCAGCAACATCATCAAGTGCAGGATATGCTCCAGCAGATCCTAATTTAATAAAAAAAGACATAGATGAAGCTAAAAAAAATTCGGATATGGTAATTGTAGTTTTCCACTATGGAAACGAATACAGTACACAACCCAACACCTACCAAGTCACACTGTCTCATGCTTGCATTGATGATGGTGCTGATATGGTAATAGGAAGTCATCCTCATGTTATACAAACTATAGAGACTTATAATGGAAAACCTATTTTTTACAGTTTGGGAAACTTTGTATTTGACATGTCAAACTCTGCTACGCACGAATCACTAATGGTTGAAATGGATTTAAACAACAATACAGCTAACATCAAGGTTCATCCCATGGTCTTGGTAAATTATATGCCTCAGTTGATGAACAATGCAAGTTCTACTCAGCTGCTTGAAAATTTAAAAAATGAATCTCCTGTAAACATGACCATAACGGGTGGAGAAGGTGTAATATCTTTCCCCATTGAATAA
- a CDS encoding DUF4326 domain-containing protein: MTIRVRNKKTWENEGGEFVEYVGKGSVLENPYTHGCRRKLKDQYKSYLTKLNEDSPEWKRINELKKLHETGVDLNLLCSCYPDPCHSNVISDAITGKIKPKKD; the protein is encoded by the coding sequence ATGACAATAAGGGTTAGAAATAAAAAAACTTGGGAAAATGAAGGTGGAGAATTTGTTGAATATGTTGGAAAGGGTTCTGTGCTTGAAAATCCTTACACACATGGTTGTCGTAGAAAATTGAAGGATCAGTATAAATCGTACCTTACCAAGTTAAACGAAGACAGTCCGGAATGGAAAAGAATAAACGAGTTGAAAAAACTTCATGAAACTGGTGTAGATCTGAATCTTCTGTGTTCATGTTATCCAGATCCCTGCCATTCAAATGTTATAAGCGATGCAATTACAGGTAAGATCAAACCAAAGAAGGATTGA